Proteins co-encoded in one Polynucleobacter sp. MG-6-Vaara-E2 genomic window:
- a CDS encoding pyridoxal phosphate-dependent aminotransferase, whose product MSTHNITPSFPSRLPNVGTTIFTVMSALATKHQAINLGQGFPDFPCDRQLIANVNEAMLADHNQYPPMVGIADLRQGIAQKISNLYGHQYDVDSEITITAGGTQGILTTILSCVSPGDEVIIIEPAYDSYRPSIELAGGKTIAVSLEAVRDSNGQVAAYSIPWNALENAIHSKTRLLIINTPHNPTGMVWQEADLDRLADLVRNTSTLILSDEVYEHMVYDGAKHHSVASHPELAARSFLISSFGKTYHVTGWKVGYVAAPASLTAEFRKVHQFNVFTVNTPMQYGLASYLAAASHYLNLPAFYQAKRDFFRAGLEKTSFKLLPTPGTYFQCVDYSALKIPEAKLSEAEFCKWLTTEVGVAAIPVSAFYEQATESGVIRFCFAKQEKTLSTALQRLQTL is encoded by the coding sequence ATGAGCACCCATAACATCACCCCATCGTTTCCAAGCCGACTCCCAAATGTCGGCACGACGATTTTTACGGTGATGTCCGCCTTAGCAACAAAACATCAAGCGATTAATTTAGGGCAAGGCTTTCCAGACTTTCCATGCGATCGTCAATTGATTGCTAATGTGAATGAAGCGATGCTCGCAGATCACAACCAATATCCACCAATGGTAGGCATTGCAGATCTTCGTCAAGGTATCGCACAAAAGATTAGCAATCTTTATGGTCATCAATACGATGTCGATTCTGAAATCACCATCACTGCTGGTGGGACGCAGGGAATCCTCACAACCATTCTGTCTTGCGTTAGCCCTGGCGATGAAGTCATCATCATTGAACCTGCTTACGATAGCTATAGACCCTCCATTGAATTGGCTGGCGGAAAAACGATTGCAGTCTCTCTAGAGGCTGTGCGTGATTCCAATGGGCAAGTTGCTGCATACAGCATCCCATGGAATGCTTTAGAGAACGCAATCCATTCAAAAACACGTCTACTGATTATCAATACACCACACAACCCAACGGGCATGGTCTGGCAAGAGGCTGATCTTGATCGTCTCGCTGATCTAGTCAGAAATACCTCTACCCTAATCTTGAGCGATGAAGTCTATGAACACATGGTCTATGACGGAGCAAAACATCACAGCGTAGCTTCACACCCAGAATTAGCGGCCCGGAGCTTCTTAATTTCTAGCTTTGGCAAGACTTATCACGTCACTGGCTGGAAGGTTGGTTATGTTGCGGCCCCAGCTTCGTTAACTGCCGAGTTTCGCAAAGTGCATCAGTTCAATGTGTTTACTGTAAATACACCAATGCAATATGGATTGGCATCCTACCTTGCTGCTGCATCACACTACTTAAACCTCCCCGCCTTTTATCAAGCCAAGCGGGACTTCTTTAGAGCGGGTTTAGAAAAGACATCATTTAAGTTACTACCAACACCAGGAACCTATTTTCAGTGCGTGGACTACTCTGCACTAAAAATACCAGAGGCTAAATTATCTGAAGCTGAATTTTGCAAATGGCTCACCACTGAAGTTGGTGTTGCCGCAATTCCAGTGTCAGCCTTTTACGAACAAGCAACGGAATCCGGCGTCATCCGTTTTTGTTTTGCTAAACAAGAAAAAACGCTATCTACCGCATTGCAACGTTTGCAGACCTTATAA
- the sdhC gene encoding succinate dehydrogenase, cytochrome b556 subunit yields MVEAQQNVKKDRPVYRNIGLAQLIKYRLPWAGKVSILHRISGAVLFLLLPFILYLFDQSLASELSYQNFQAFTGNILVKIICLGLIWSFLHHFCAGIRYLLLDLEIGVEKSESNRSAIIVLIVGIALTAVVGLKLFGLY; encoded by the coding sequence ATGGTTGAAGCACAGCAAAACGTTAAAAAAGATAGACCGGTTTACCGCAATATTGGTCTTGCCCAGTTAATCAAATATCGCCTTCCTTGGGCCGGTAAAGTTTCCATTCTTCACCGCATTAGTGGAGCGGTGCTGTTCCTCTTGTTACCGTTTATTTTGTATCTCTTTGATCAGAGCCTTGCTTCTGAGTTGAGCTATCAAAATTTCCAAGCTTTCACTGGCAACATTTTGGTAAAAATTATTTGCCTTGGTTTGATCTGGTCTTTCTTGCACCACTTCTGTGCTGGTATCCGTTACCTCTTGCTCGATTTAGAAATCGGCGTAGAGAAGTCTGAGTCCAATCGTTCAGCAATTATTGTGTTGATTGTTGGTATCGCTCTGACTGCGGTTGTTGGCCTCAAATTATTTGGCTTGTACTAA
- a CDS encoding DUF3429 domain-containing protein, giving the protein MNSSNNPIPSIVLKLGYAGLIPFVGLALLVQLAPTPLNYLSAESLAGYGAVITSFMGALHWGASLHTLGKAPSGDRWVDRNAWIWGVIPALVAWVALHIYIPVGLLIMASTLIIQRNIDQNTYQYYFSDEAARLAFMVMRNRLTYVAAACLTWAAIVILFIQA; this is encoded by the coding sequence GTGAACTCAAGCAACAATCCCATTCCATCAATCGTCCTTAAACTTGGATATGCGGGCTTAATTCCTTTTGTAGGGCTGGCACTGCTAGTTCAGCTTGCTCCCACGCCCTTAAATTACCTCAGCGCAGAGTCATTGGCTGGTTACGGCGCAGTCATCACTTCATTCATGGGCGCATTACATTGGGGCGCAAGCTTGCACACTCTTGGTAAGGCGCCTAGTGGAGACCGTTGGGTTGATCGCAATGCATGGATCTGGGGCGTTATCCCCGCCCTAGTCGCTTGGGTTGCCTTGCATATTTATATTCCAGTGGGTTTATTGATTATGGCATCGACCTTGATCATTCAGCGCAATATTGATCAAAATACTTATCAATACTATTTTTCTGATGAGGCTGCGCGCTTAGCTTTTATGGTGATGCGCAATCGCTTAACGTATGTTGCGGCTGCGTGCCTCACTTGGGCTGCCATCGTGATTCTTTTCATCCAAGCTTAA
- a CDS encoding replication-associated recombination protein A: protein MSGLFDSTPPPPLAEALRPKSIEEVIGQTHLLAIGKPLNLAFASGKPHSMVLWGPPGVGKTTLARLSAKAFDREFIAISAVLAGVKEIREAIEQAQQNMAQYGKQTILFVDEIHRFNKSQQDALLPHVESGLFTFIGATTENPSFEVNSALLSRAQVYVLKSLSADELKQLFERAHQYAMPDIQFDAAAIDALINHADGDARRLLNLVEQVRNAVLTPGSSVKVVDQAFIENALTVQARRFDKGGDQFYDQISALHKSVRGSDPDAALYWFCRMLDGGADPRYLARRIIRMAWEDIGLADPRAMQLANDAALTFERLGSPEGELALGQAVVYLAVASKSNASYKAFNAARAYVANDQSKPVPNHLRNAPTKLMKELGHGKEYRYAHDEPHGYAAGESYLPEGMAQPHWYEPVERGLEAQIKEKIAFLRQLDAEHQKK from the coding sequence ATGAGCGGTCTCTTTGATAGCACGCCACCGCCACCGTTAGCGGAAGCACTACGCCCAAAATCGATTGAGGAAGTCATTGGGCAGACCCATTTATTAGCAATAGGTAAACCTCTTAATTTAGCTTTTGCCTCCGGTAAGCCACACTCCATGGTTTTGTGGGGGCCTCCAGGCGTTGGTAAAACAACCCTCGCTCGCCTCTCTGCCAAAGCCTTTGATCGTGAGTTCATCGCAATCTCTGCGGTGCTTGCTGGCGTAAAAGAAATTCGTGAGGCGATAGAACAAGCCCAACAAAATATGGCGCAATACGGTAAACAAACGATTTTGTTTGTGGATGAGATTCATCGCTTTAATAAGAGTCAGCAGGATGCTTTATTACCTCACGTGGAGTCTGGCTTATTCACCTTCATCGGAGCGACCACCGAGAATCCTTCTTTTGAAGTGAACTCCGCCCTACTTTCACGTGCACAGGTTTATGTTCTTAAGTCTCTCAGCGCCGATGAATTGAAGCAATTATTTGAGCGTGCTCATCAATATGCCATGCCAGACATTCAGTTTGATGCAGCAGCGATTGATGCACTCATTAATCATGCTGATGGTGATGCGCGTCGTCTGCTGAATTTAGTTGAGCAGGTTCGTAATGCAGTATTGACCCCGGGCTCATCAGTAAAAGTAGTTGATCAAGCCTTTATTGAAAATGCACTCACCGTGCAAGCAAGGCGCTTTGACAAAGGTGGCGATCAGTTCTATGACCAAATCTCAGCCCTACATAAGTCCGTCAGGGGATCTGACCCTGATGCAGCACTGTATTGGTTTTGCAGGATGCTCGATGGTGGAGCCGATCCACGCTATTTAGCGCGTCGCATTATTCGCATGGCCTGGGAAGATATTGGCCTTGCAGATCCGCGTGCAATGCAATTAGCCAACGATGCTGCCCTCACCTTTGAAAGACTCGGCTCACCAGAGGGTGAGCTCGCTTTAGGTCAAGCGGTTGTCTACTTAGCAGTAGCATCCAAAAGCAATGCCAGCTACAAAGCATTTAATGCTGCGCGCGCTTATGTTGCCAATGACCAATCGAAACCCGTACCGAACCATCTTCGCAACGCGCCAACCAAACTCATGAAAGAGCTTGGGCATGGCAAAGAATATCGCTATGCGCATGATGAGCCTCATGGTTATGCTGCAGGTGAATCTTATTTACCTGAAGGCATGGCGCAGCCGCATTGGTACGAGCCCGTTGAGCGCGGTTTAGAGGCTCAGATAAAAGAAAAGATAGCGTTTTTACGCCAACTTGATGCCGAACATCAAAAGAAATAG
- a CDS encoding 2-hydroxychromene-2-carboxylate isomerase, with amino-acid sequence MSAKISATFYYDIVSPFAYLYIKQRERLEKKLEITPVPILLGGLLRAAENKGPGEVAAKRPHTYQFCIWQAEKLGIPFRFPEHHPFMTVAPQRLLVEKNADWSMVERAFDYVWVEGKDPNLSWSEFCLYLSLPADTAKPDSPEIKAQLISNTNQAKIAGAFGVPALIVNQHCFWGVDTIDWVLDYLARPGMFEETSYAYAGSIPNGLTP; translated from the coding sequence ATGAGCGCTAAGATTTCTGCCACCTTTTATTACGACATCGTTTCTCCATTTGCTTACCTGTACATTAAGCAACGCGAACGTCTTGAGAAAAAATTGGAGATCACTCCCGTTCCCATCTTATTAGGGGGACTTCTCAGAGCTGCAGAGAATAAAGGGCCTGGTGAAGTTGCTGCAAAGCGCCCTCATACTTATCAGTTTTGTATTTGGCAAGCAGAAAAGTTAGGGATCCCCTTTCGATTTCCAGAGCACCATCCGTTCATGACGGTTGCGCCTCAGCGATTACTCGTTGAGAAAAATGCTGATTGGTCTATGGTTGAACGCGCTTTTGACTATGTTTGGGTTGAAGGTAAAGATCCCAACCTGTCTTGGTCGGAGTTTTGTCTCTACTTGAGCCTACCGGCCGATACCGCCAAGCCAGATAGCCCCGAGATCAAGGCGCAACTCATTAGCAATACCAATCAAGCGAAAATTGCAGGTGCATTTGGTGTGCCAGCTTTAATCGTCAATCAACATTGTTTTTGGGGGGTTGATACGATTGACTGGGTGCTTGACTATCTCGCTAGACCAGGGATGTTTGAGGAAACTTCATATGCATATGCTGGCAGTATTCCTAATGGTTTGACCCCCTAG
- a CDS encoding peptidylprolyl isomerase, producing the protein MRKLFASIVLIASCFVSQAVMAGPKVEFKTNMGSFVVELDDVKAPKTTANFLNYVKSGFYNGTIFHRVIDGFMIQGGGFTPDLVQKPTDAPVASEANNGLKNNTYTIAMARTSDPDSATAQFFINVKDNEGLNYPNAMGNGYTVFGKVISGTKTIDAIRTVPTMVAPAPRMGRMADVPTKAVVIESATILK; encoded by the coding sequence ATGCGTAAACTTTTTGCCAGTATCGTTCTCATCGCCAGCTGCTTTGTCAGCCAAGCCGTTATGGCGGGCCCCAAGGTCGAATTCAAAACTAATATGGGTAGTTTTGTTGTAGAGCTCGATGATGTTAAGGCGCCTAAAACAACTGCCAACTTTTTGAACTATGTAAAAAGCGGTTTTTATAATGGCACTATTTTTCATCGTGTGATTGATGGCTTCATGATTCAAGGTGGTGGCTTTACCCCTGACCTCGTGCAAAAGCCAACCGATGCACCAGTTGCTTCAGAGGCTAATAATGGTCTCAAAAACAATACTTACACTATTGCAATGGCGCGCACCTCTGACCCAGATTCTGCTACTGCACAGTTTTTTATTAACGTAAAAGATAACGAGGGTCTTAACTACCCTAATGCTATGGGTAATGGCTACACCGTTTTTGGCAAAGTCATCTCTGGAACAAAAACGATTGATGCCATTCGCACAGTACCGACCATGGTTGCACCTGCGCCACGCATGGGCAGAATGGCTGATGTGCCAACCAAGGCAGTCGTGATTGAATCTGCCACCATTCTCAAATAA
- a CDS encoding GntR family transcriptional regulator, which translates to MSEVNLPIASFSPLYEQIKAMILTSLQASEWLPGEAIPSEMELAARYAVSQGTVRKAIDELAAQNLLVRRQGKGTFVATHQEDDWQYRFLRLAPDSGEKFHLTNRFLVCQKTKASAYVANLLKLKAGDPVIYIDRVQSFAGQPVVFEEIWLPGARFKDLDLETLNDWHGPVYALYESQYATHMVRAEEKIKAVAADEVLAKHLQLAVGAPLLSVERVAFTYGNKPVEIRHARYDTSEQHYENKLN; encoded by the coding sequence TTGTCAGAAGTAAATTTGCCCATTGCTTCATTTAGCCCTCTGTACGAGCAGATTAAGGCGATGATTTTGACAAGCCTGCAAGCCTCTGAATGGCTTCCAGGGGAGGCTATTCCCAGTGAAATGGAGCTAGCAGCTCGATATGCAGTCAGTCAAGGCACTGTCCGCAAGGCTATTGATGAGCTAGCCGCCCAAAATCTTCTAGTAAGACGCCAAGGCAAGGGCACTTTTGTTGCTACCCATCAAGAAGATGACTGGCAGTATCGATTCTTACGCTTGGCCCCAGATTCAGGTGAGAAGTTTCATTTAACGAACCGGTTCTTGGTTTGTCAAAAGACCAAGGCGAGTGCCTATGTTGCTAACTTGCTTAAATTAAAGGCAGGTGATCCTGTCATTTATATTGATCGCGTTCAGAGCTTTGCTGGCCAACCCGTTGTTTTTGAAGAGATTTGGCTTCCTGGAGCGCGCTTTAAGGATCTTGATCTAGAGACTCTTAACGACTGGCATGGACCGGTTTATGCGCTCTATGAAAGCCAGTACGCCACACACATGGTTCGCGCTGAGGAAAAAATCAAGGCCGTAGCAGCTGATGAGGTACTCGCCAAGCATCTTCAATTAGCGGTTGGCGCGCCATTGCTTTCAGTAGAGCGGGTGGCTTTTACCTACGGGAATAAACCAGTAGAAATTCGTCACGCAAGATACGACACTTCTGAACAGCATTACGAAAATAAATTGAACTGA
- a CDS encoding glutathione binding-like protein, with amino-acid sequence MTTKKSKPTKGVIDVYSWPTPNGHKVHIMLEECGYHLGKDWLAHPIDIGAGDQFAKAFLKISPNNKIPALVDPNGPDGKPISIFESGAILLYLAAKTGKFLPKSTRGKYEVLQWLMFQMGGLGPMLGQNHHFRLYAPEKIEYAVNRYTNEAKRLYGVLDAQLKDNPYIAGKSYSIADMAIYPWTRNWKNQGVEINDFPNFKRWFEMIGKRPAVIRGCEVLTALRKPLHDDKAREQLFGSTQYQRRK; translated from the coding sequence ATGACAACTAAAAAATCGAAACCAACAAAAGGTGTAATTGATGTCTACAGCTGGCCCACACCAAACGGCCACAAAGTTCACATCATGCTCGAAGAGTGTGGCTATCACTTAGGAAAGGATTGGCTTGCGCATCCCATCGATATTGGTGCGGGCGATCAATTTGCTAAAGCCTTTTTAAAAATTAGCCCCAACAATAAAATCCCCGCCTTAGTAGATCCTAATGGCCCTGATGGTAAGCCGATTAGCATTTTTGAATCAGGCGCAATTTTGCTGTACCTGGCAGCTAAAACAGGCAAGTTTTTACCCAAGAGCACTCGCGGCAAATATGAAGTCTTGCAGTGGTTAATGTTCCAAATGGGTGGCTTAGGCCCCATGCTTGGGCAAAACCACCATTTCCGGCTCTATGCCCCTGAGAAAATTGAGTATGCCGTCAATCGCTACACCAATGAAGCTAAGCGCCTTTATGGCGTCCTCGACGCGCAACTGAAAGATAATCCTTACATCGCAGGTAAATCGTATTCAATCGCCGATATGGCAATTTATCCTTGGACACGCAATTGGAAAAATCAAGGGGTTGAAATCAACGATTTCCCAAATTTCAAACGCTGGTTTGAAATGATTGGTAAACGCCCTGCAGTAATACGCGGGTGTGAAGTGTTAACCGCATTACGCAAGCCTTTGCACGATGACAAGGCTCGAGAGCAGTTATTTGGATCAACTCAGTATCAAAGAAGGAAATAA
- the sdhD gene encoding succinate dehydrogenase, hydrophobic membrane anchor protein, which yields MPIYQIGPKRLVVGAHYGLKEWIIQRVTAIVMVVFTVVLLVDYCVTGSATYEGWSGLFSNQFMKLLTLLAFFSLFYHAWIGVRDIWMDYIKPVSIRLTLQVLTVLYLVACAAYAVQILWKV from the coding sequence ATGCCTATTTATCAAATCGGACCAAAGCGCTTAGTTGTAGGCGCTCATTACGGTCTTAAAGAGTGGATCATTCAGCGCGTAACAGCGATCGTGATGGTGGTATTTACAGTTGTTTTGTTGGTTGACTATTGCGTCACCGGCAGCGCTACATATGAGGGCTGGTCTGGCTTGTTTAGCAATCAGTTCATGAAGTTGCTTACTCTCTTGGCCTTTTTTAGTTTGTTCTACCACGCTTGGATTGGCGTGCGTGACATCTGGATGGATTACATCAAACCAGTAAGCATTCGTTTGACACTGCAAGTGTTAACCGTTTTGTATCTCGTAGCCTGTGCGGCCTATGCCGTACAAATTTTGTGGAAAGTGTAA
- a CDS encoding DUF2863 family protein, translating to MAVHRTKPSQRSSPEVEKLVADAISLAASGSQIEDNFWEERLNVRLMRLLKSQNQNVIDAALDQTFRINTVAFEVLADIAETLAESLKMEHEGQHWDVLLLAMPIVAHTRYQIPSGPLPANMIEATAGALHSAIAATNTRLAIVPWLYSIDQMPHSHCQTRILTEALAAAAISGKDVKLELRDMSETIAVLADPRFIIAALSAPSGTPIFKWQEESLARQERGVSLIGWQNAMQEPIASMLPGCEFELLLPEAYFTNCRLADKHVRPLSIRAAVNFLESTLGILPAGLSCVVGAFGEEQADEYRISFSAKGSSEVMYGVIWPLYDRESVTSDSLNDLSDDESPIKKICDALHDAGVEDVFRHAMLFDPELCDDCGAPLFPDRSGEAVHAEMPEDTPTQQPLFH from the coding sequence ATGGCCGTACATCGCACTAAACCCTCGCAACGCAGTTCACCAGAAGTCGAAAAGCTGGTCGCAGATGCGATTTCTTTAGCTGCTTCAGGCAGTCAAATCGAAGATAATTTTTGGGAAGAGCGCCTGAATGTACGTTTGATGCGTTTACTCAAAAGCCAAAATCAAAATGTCATCGATGCTGCACTAGATCAAACTTTTAGAATCAATACAGTGGCGTTCGAAGTGCTTGCGGATATCGCTGAGACTTTAGCGGAGTCGCTCAAGATGGAGCACGAAGGTCAGCATTGGGATGTGTTGCTATTGGCCATGCCCATTGTGGCCCATACCCGTTATCAAATACCTTCGGGACCATTGCCGGCCAATATGATTGAAGCTACTGCAGGTGCCTTACACAGCGCCATTGCGGCAACCAATACGCGTCTGGCTATTGTTCCTTGGCTCTACAGTATTGATCAGATGCCCCATTCGCACTGCCAAACTCGAATACTTACTGAAGCATTAGCCGCTGCTGCTATTTCCGGCAAAGACGTCAAGCTTGAGTTGCGCGACATGTCAGAAACGATTGCAGTGCTTGCTGACCCACGTTTTATTATCGCGGCGCTCAGCGCACCCAGTGGCACCCCAATTTTTAAATGGCAAGAAGAATCACTAGCGCGACAAGAACGCGGTGTCAGTTTGATTGGATGGCAAAACGCGATGCAAGAACCAATTGCATCAATGTTGCCTGGTTGCGAATTTGAATTGTTATTGCCCGAAGCGTATTTCACCAACTGCCGTTTGGCTGATAAGCATGTGCGCCCACTGAGCATTCGTGCTGCCGTGAATTTCTTGGAGAGCACTCTGGGGATCTTACCTGCCGGCTTATCTTGCGTAGTCGGTGCCTTTGGAGAAGAGCAGGCCGACGAATATCGCATCTCCTTTAGCGCTAAGGGTTCTTCGGAGGTGATGTATGGTGTAATTTGGCCGCTTTATGATCGCGAAAGTGTAACGAGCGACTCGCTAAATGATTTATCAGACGACGAGAGTCCAATCAAAAAAATCTGTGATGCTTTGCACGATGCTGGTGTGGAGGATGTATTCCGCCATGCAATGTTGTTTGATCCCGAGTTGTGTGACGATTGTGGGGCGCCTTTGTTTCCAGATCGTTCTGGTGAGGCAGTCCATGCAGAGATGCCTGAGGACACGCCAACGCAGCAACCACTGTTTCATTAA
- a CDS encoding 3-hydroxybutyryl-CoA dehydrogenase, which yields MKIQSVGVIGAGTMGNGIAQVCAVAGLDVVMVDINDAAVQRGLDQISKSLDRLVKKETLTADAKEAALKRIKGSTSYADCKGLGLVIEAATENQAIKEKILKQVDEIVSKDTIIATNTSSLSITKLAALDSNPARFIGMHFFNPPPLMALVEVIRGLQTSDETHAAIIEMAKRVGKEPITVKNSPGFVVNRILLPMINEAFFVLSEGLASPEDIDAGMKLGCNQPIGPLALADLIGLDTCLAVMEVYFENFSDSKYRPCPLLREMVAAGYLGRKTGRGVYTYDK from the coding sequence ATGAAGATTCAGTCAGTTGGTGTAATTGGTGCAGGCACCATGGGCAATGGCATTGCGCAAGTTTGCGCTGTCGCCGGTCTCGATGTTGTGATGGTGGATATCAATGATGCTGCCGTGCAACGTGGCCTAGATCAAATTAGCAAAAGCTTGGATCGTCTCGTCAAAAAAGAAACACTTACCGCCGATGCCAAAGAAGCTGCTCTCAAGCGTATTAAAGGCAGCACATCGTATGCCGACTGCAAAGGCTTAGGCCTTGTCATTGAAGCTGCTACCGAGAATCAAGCCATTAAAGAAAAAATTCTCAAACAAGTTGACGAGATTGTGAGCAAAGACACCATCATTGCTACCAATACCTCATCACTTTCAATTACGAAGTTGGCGGCACTCGATTCAAATCCAGCGCGCTTTATTGGCATGCACTTCTTCAACCCGCCACCCTTAATGGCGCTGGTTGAGGTGATTCGCGGCTTACAAACTAGTGATGAAACACACGCCGCTATTATTGAAATGGCCAAACGCGTTGGTAAAGAGCCTATCACCGTGAAAAACTCACCAGGCTTTGTGGTTAACCGTATTTTGTTACCGATGATTAACGAGGCTTTTTTCGTATTGTCAGAAGGTTTAGCTAGTCCAGAAGATATTGATGCCGGCATGAAGCTTGGTTGCAACCAACCGATTGGTCCGCTCGCTTTGGCTGACCTCATTGGCTTAGATACATGCCTCGCAGTGATGGAAGTGTATTTTGAGAACTTCAGTGACTCTAAATATCGCCCTTGCCCACTCTTACGCGAAATGGTTGCAGCAGGTTACCTCGGACGCAAAACAGGTCGCGGCGTTTACACCTACGATAAATAA
- the yaaA gene encoding peroxide stress protein YaaA, whose amino-acid sequence MLIVLSPAKSLDYKTPVKVKAPTLPEFVSESAKLIADLKKLAPQDVAKLMGLSDQLATLNVGRYRDWSKKFTEENSKPAIYAFDGDVYDGFDVKSLNAKAVDFAQDHVRILSGLYGALRPLDLMQAYRLEMGTSFKNARGKDLYAFWGNRVTESLKKILDKQKKPVLLNLASEEYFKVLQPKELGCPVISPVFQDGKDGKYKIISFYAKRARGLMARYVVENRITDPADLKGFNLDGYKYYAAESKPDKPVFRRAEKK is encoded by the coding sequence ATGCTGATCGTACTTTCTCCCGCTAAATCCCTTGATTACAAGACCCCCGTAAAGGTCAAGGCGCCTACCTTGCCCGAGTTTGTCTCAGAATCGGCCAAGCTCATCGCTGACCTAAAGAAATTAGCCCCTCAGGACGTCGCTAAGCTCATGGGCTTATCCGATCAATTGGCAACCTTGAATGTTGGGCGCTATCGAGATTGGTCTAAAAAGTTCACAGAAGAAAACAGTAAGCCGGCGATCTATGCCTTTGACGGTGATGTCTATGACGGCTTTGACGTCAAATCCCTCAACGCCAAAGCGGTAGATTTCGCTCAAGACCACGTGCGAATCTTGTCTGGTCTCTATGGGGCCTTGAGACCCCTTGATCTCATGCAAGCCTATCGCCTGGAGATGGGAACTTCCTTTAAAAATGCCAGAGGCAAAGATCTCTATGCTTTTTGGGGCAATCGGGTGACCGAGTCTTTGAAGAAAATTTTAGATAAGCAAAAGAAGCCTGTCTTACTGAACTTGGCTTCTGAAGAGTATTTCAAGGTCTTGCAACCAAAAGAATTGGGCTGCCCTGTGATTTCACCCGTCTTTCAGGATGGTAAAGACGGTAAGTACAAGATTATTTCCTTTTATGCCAAGCGCGCTCGTGGCCTAATGGCAAGATATGTTGTAGAAAATCGTATTACCGATCCAGCCGATTTAAAAGGTTTTAATTTGGATGGTTATAAATACTATGCGGCAGAATCCAAACCAGACAAACCAGTATTTAGACGGGCAGAGAAAAAATAA
- a CDS encoding malate dehydrogenase, which translates to MAKAPMRVAVTGAAGQIGYSLLFRIANGDLLGKDQPVILQLLEIPDEKAQKALTGVIMELEDCAFPLLAGVTAHSDPLTAFKDIDVALLVGARPRGPGMERKDLLSANAQIFTAQGKALNAVAKKTVKVLVVGNPANTNAYIAMKSAPDIPAKNFTAMLRLDHNRALSQLATKLNKPVAGIEKLVVWGNHSPTMYPDYRFATIDGKSVKDSINDAAWNKDVFIPTVGKRGAAIIDARGLSSAASAANAAIDHIHDWVLGTNGKWVTMGIPSKGEYGIPAEVIYGFPVTCENGEYKMVEGLEIDEFSRERMTHTLNELLEEQAGVKHLLP; encoded by the coding sequence ATGGCAAAAGCCCCAATGCGTGTCGCCGTAACCGGTGCAGCCGGTCAAATCGGATATTCCCTACTATTCCGTATCGCCAATGGCGACCTTTTGGGCAAAGATCAGCCCGTGATTCTGCAGTTACTTGAAATTCCAGATGAAAAAGCTCAAAAAGCCCTTACAGGCGTAATCATGGAGCTCGAAGACTGCGCATTCCCACTATTGGCTGGCGTTACAGCGCACTCTGACCCACTGACTGCATTTAAAGATATCGACGTTGCCCTGTTGGTTGGTGCGCGTCCACGCGGTCCTGGCATGGAGCGCAAAGATTTGCTCTCCGCTAACGCACAAATTTTCACAGCACAAGGTAAAGCATTGAATGCTGTTGCGAAGAAGACTGTGAAAGTATTAGTTGTTGGTAACCCAGCAAATACCAACGCTTACATCGCCATGAAATCTGCTCCAGATATTCCTGCGAAAAACTTTACAGCGATGTTGCGTCTCGATCACAACCGTGCGCTCTCACAATTGGCTACTAAGTTGAACAAACCAGTTGCTGGCATCGAAAAGTTAGTTGTTTGGGGTAACCACAGCCCAACGATGTACCCTGACTATCGCTTTGCAACTATTGATGGCAAGTCTGTTAAAGATTCCATTAATGATGCAGCATGGAACAAAGATGTGTTTATTCCAACCGTTGGCAAGCGTGGTGCAGCGATTATTGATGCGCGTGGTCTTTCTTCTGCTGCTTCAGCAGCAAACGCAGCGATTGATCACATTCATGATTGGGTTCTCGGAACGAATGGCAAATGGGTCACCATGGGCATTCCTTCTAAAGGCGAGTACGGCATTCCAGCAGAAGTCATTTATGGCTTCCCAGTGACTTGTGAAAACGGCGAGTACAAGATGGTTGAGGGTTTGGAGATTGATGAGTTCTCACGTGAGCGCATGACTCATACCTTGAATGAACTACTTGAAGAGCAAGCTGGCGTTAAGCACTTGCTCCCTTAA